The following proteins are co-located in the Haloarcula marismortui ATCC 43049 genome:
- a CDS encoding orotate phosphoribosyltransferase yields MNYRSFDHLSADTQEWIVDLPDGLDLIVGIPRSGMLVSNLLSLHLNLPMTDIDGLREGRLLQTGERYDGEFDLSEFSKILVVDDTVYTGSEMTEAQSTIGGFDLSADVYYGAVYVDEGSEQFVDTYAQTLAFPRVFEWNMMHHDFLEDSCVDLDGILCRDPTPKENDDGPKYREFISTVDPICVPSVEIGKIVTCRLEKYRSETAAWLEEHGIEYDELVMMQYPDKATRVAAGNHGEYKATVYQSSDAKLFVESSHSQARTIAMQTNKPVYSKEQNRMLQQGYLNRVTRNGQMSIEAVKSDPLRYVEQFRSDPVDFVKRASSVFL; encoded by the coding sequence ATGAATTACAGGAGTTTCGACCATCTCAGTGCTGATACGCAGGAGTGGATCGTCGATCTACCAGACGGCTTGGATCTGATCGTCGGAATACCCAGAAGTGGCATGTTAGTGTCAAACTTACTCTCACTGCATCTCAATCTCCCGATGACAGATATCGACGGGTTGCGGGAGGGCAGACTCCTGCAGACGGGGGAGCGGTATGATGGTGAGTTCGACCTCTCGGAGTTCTCGAAGATACTGGTGGTCGACGACACCGTCTACACCGGAAGCGAAATGACCGAGGCGCAGTCGACGATTGGCGGGTTTGATCTGTCCGCGGACGTGTACTACGGCGCTGTGTACGTGGACGAGGGCTCCGAGCAGTTCGTCGATACGTACGCCCAGACCCTGGCGTTCCCGAGAGTATTCGAGTGGAACATGATGCACCACGACTTCCTCGAGGACTCCTGTGTCGACCTGGATGGCATCCTCTGTCGCGACCCGACACCCAAAGAGAACGACGACGGGCCGAAATACCGGGAGTTTATTTCGACTGTCGATCCGATCTGTGTTCCCTCGGTGGAAATCGGGAAGATCGTCACCTGTCGGCTGGAGAAGTACCGCAGCGAGACTGCCGCCTGGCTTGAGGAACACGGGATCGAGTACGACGAACTGGTGATGATGCAGTACCCGGACAAAGCCACTCGGGTCGCCGCAGGCAACCACGGCGAGTACAAGGCCACGGTGTACCAGTCCTCGGACGCCAAACTGTTCGTCGAAAGCTCACACTCTCAGGCGCGGACGATCGCTATGCAGACGAACAAACCCGTCTATAGCAAGGAGCAAAACCGGATGCTCCAGCAGGGGTATCTGAACCGCGTCACCAGAAACGGCCAGATGTCTATTGAAGCCGTCAAATCCGACCCGCTCAGATACGTCGAACAGTTCAGGTCGGACCCCGTCGACTTCGTCAAGCGGGCTTCGTCGGTGTTTCTCTGA
- a CDS encoding helix-turn-helix domain-containing protein yields the protein MSVNSSPDQFHELMVDDEPNLSDVMACVFGVQEHEVRTYQTLLETPASTVEELADELGRDRSNVNRSLSTLREKGLATRKRRLLDGGGHVYQYTATPLSEARELMHETLDEWTVAVHHRIDEFDARPSE from the coding sequence ATGTCTGTCAACTCATCTCCGGACCAGTTCCACGAGCTGATGGTCGACGACGAACCGAATCTCTCGGATGTGATGGCCTGTGTGTTCGGCGTTCAGGAACACGAGGTACGGACGTATCAGACATTGCTCGAAACACCTGCAAGCACTGTCGAGGAACTCGCTGACGAACTTGGTCGGGATCGCTCGAACGTCAACCGGTCGCTATCGACGCTTCGCGAGAAGGGGCTTGCGACGCGGAAACGGCGGTTGCTCGACGGCGGCGGCCACGTGTACCAGTACACCGCGACACCGCTGTCGGAGGCCCGCGAACTGATGCACGAGACCCTCGACGAGTGGACTGTCGCGGTCCATCACCGTATCGACGAGTTCGACGCCAGGCCCAGCGAGTGA
- the argF gene encoding ornithine carbamoyltransferase, whose amino-acid sequence MDILDVDDLTTDELVTVLDRAAAIKADHGEGSTSDLLDQQTLGMIFEKPSTRTRVSFETGMTQLGGHAVFLGPDDIHLGHGEPVKDTARALGRYVDFIMARVFDHADAEELAEYADVPVINGLTDDAHPCQTLADLLTIRAQFGDFEDVSVAWVGDGNNVCQSFVIGAAMVGLDLTVATPEGYGISDDVADRAAGFGNAPETTHDPEAAVAGADVVYSDVWVSMGQEDKRDQKLADFEGFQITPDLLGDRPFMHCLPAHRGEEVTDAAIESENAVVWNQAENRLHAQKGLLVWLSEQA is encoded by the coding sequence ATGGATATACTCGACGTCGACGACCTCACGACCGACGAACTGGTGACCGTCCTCGACCGCGCCGCGGCCATCAAGGCCGACCACGGCGAGGGGAGCACGAGTGACCTGCTCGACCAGCAGACACTCGGGATGATATTTGAGAAGCCGTCGACGCGGACCCGGGTTTCCTTCGAGACGGGGATGACGCAACTGGGCGGCCACGCCGTCTTTCTCGGCCCCGACGACATCCATCTGGGCCACGGCGAACCGGTGAAAGACACCGCCCGTGCGCTCGGGCGCTACGTCGATTTCATCATGGCCCGCGTGTTCGACCATGCGGACGCCGAGGAACTGGCCGAATACGCCGACGTTCCGGTCATCAACGGGCTGACCGACGACGCCCACCCTTGCCAGACGCTCGCCGACCTGCTGACCATCCGTGCGCAGTTCGGCGACTTTGAGGACGTTTCCGTGGCGTGGGTCGGCGATGGTAACAACGTCTGCCAGTCGTTCGTCATCGGCGCAGCGATGGTCGGCCTCGACCTCACCGTCGCCACGCCGGAGGGCTACGGCATCTCTGATGATGTGGCCGACCGCGCCGCCGGCTTCGGTAACGCGCCTGAGACGACCCACGACCCAGAGGCCGCCGTGGCTGGCGCGGACGTGGTGTACTCCGATGTGTGGGTCAGCATGGGCCAGGAGGACAAACGCGACCAGAAACTCGCAGACTTCGAGGGGTTCCAGATCACGCCGGACCTGCTTGGGGACCGGCCGTTCATGCACTGCCTGCCCGCCCACCGCGGCGAGGAGGTCACCGACGCTGCCATCGAATCGGAGAACGCTGTCGTCTGGAATCAGGCGGAGAATCGCCTGCACGCCCAGAAGGGACTGCTCGTGTGGCTGTCCGAGCAGGCGTAG
- a CDS encoding SDR family oxidoreductase, which produces MDSGPLAETTVLVTGASSGIGAATARKLARDGADVALVARREDRLTELADEITDNHTVGTHVVPADVSDRAQVTAAIESTVEAFGSLDGVVVNAGVGRGSDVETLSDEQYRTMMDVNVDGAFYTARESLSYLRDGAGSLVFVGSFAGQYPRPFNPVYAATKWWLRGFAHSLAGQVGDDDIGVTVVNPSEVRSEFNSEDGTAFNERFEPGEVTEPEEVADAIAFAMRQEPPTTINSIDVFRRDKFSHF; this is translated from the coding sequence ATGGATTCGGGACCACTTGCAGAGACAACTGTACTCGTCACCGGAGCGAGTTCGGGTATCGGCGCGGCGACCGCCCGGAAGCTGGCCCGCGACGGGGCTGACGTGGCGTTAGTTGCCCGCCGGGAAGACCGCCTCACTGAACTGGCCGACGAAATCACCGACAACCACACCGTCGGTACCCACGTCGTGCCAGCCGACGTCAGCGACCGGGCACAGGTCACGGCCGCTATCGAATCGACCGTCGAAGCGTTCGGCTCACTTGACGGCGTTGTCGTCAACGCCGGGGTCGGCCGCGGGTCGGACGTTGAGACGCTGTCAGACGAGCAGTACCGGACGATGATGGACGTCAACGTCGACGGCGCGTTCTACACCGCCCGCGAGTCGCTCTCCTATCTCCGGGACGGGGCCGGGTCGCTGGTGTTCGTCGGTAGCTTCGCCGGGCAGTATCCCCGGCCGTTCAACCCCGTCTACGCCGCGACGAAGTGGTGGCTCCGTGGCTTCGCACATAGCCTCGCCGGCCAGGTCGGTGACGACGACATCGGCGTCACGGTTGTCAATCCTTCAGAGGTCCGGTCGGAGTTCAACTCCGAGGACGGAACGGCGTTCAACGAGCGGTTCGAGCCGGGCGAGGTGACCGAGCCCGAAGAGGTAGCCGACGCTATCGCCTTCGCCATGCGACAGGAGCCACCGACCACCATCAACAGCATCGACGTGTTCCGCCGGGACAAATTTAGCCACTTCTAG